The Paenibacillus spongiae nucleotide sequence TATTGCACGCAATCTGCGCGAAATGGCAACGTTCGGCGTGCCGATCGTTTGCGTCGTCATCGGTGAAGGGGGAAGCGGCGGCGCGCTTGCGCTTGGCGTAGGCAACCGGGTGCTCATGCTTGAGAATGCGATCTATTCGGTTATATCGCCCAACGGAGCCGCTTCTATTCTATGGAAGGATGCGTCCCGCGCAGATGAAGCGGCCGGCGTCATGAAGATTACGGCCGGCGATCTGCAGGAGTTCGGTATTATCGAGGAGATCATTCCCGAACCGCGCGGCGGCGCTCATCGCGATTACGCCTCGCAATCGGAATTGATCAAAGACGCGGTATGGCGCCATCTGCAGGAGCTTGCTCCCCTGTCTGCGGAGGAGCTCGTGACGGACCGCTATAATAAGTTCCGCAAGATCGGCGAATTCCGGGAGCCGGAGAAGGCCGTACAGCCCGAATCCGTTCAGGAGCTGCCGGAAGTGTTTGAGACCGCTGATTCCGGTCAAGCATAGTAATTACCGCGAGGCCTGCGTTAGAGGCCGTTCTTGTAAACAAGTACGTAAGTTATGCAATATACGGAGGGAATAACAACACAATGCGCAAAACAAAAATCGTATGTACCATCGGACCTTCCAGCGAATCGCTTGAGAATACGAAGAAGCTGATTAACGCCGGAATGAACGTTGCCCGCCTTAATTTCTCCCATGGCGATTTCGAGGAGCATGGCAACCGAATCAAGAATATCCGCCAGGCATGCCAGGAGCTTGGGAAGAACGTCGCGATCCTGCTGGATACGAAGGGTCCGGAAATTCGTCTGGGCAAGCTGAAGGAAGAACCGATCGAGCTTATACAAGGCGAGACAATTACGTTGACAACGGAAGAGATTCTCGGCGATAAGGAACGTATCCCGGTGACCTACTCGAATTTGCCGGAGGATGTGCACATCGGTTCCACCGTTCTGATCGACGACGGTCTGATCGGATTGGTCGTTGAATCGATCCAGGGCACGGAAATCAACTGCCGCATCGTGAACAGCGGTCCGATCAAGAGCAAGAAAGGCGTTAACGTGCCGGGCGTTCATATCTCGCTGCCGGGCATTACCGAGAAAGACGCAAGCGACATCGTCTTCGGCATTGAACAAGGAGTCGACTTTATTGCGGCTTCCTTCGTCCGCAAGGCGAGTGACGTATTGGAAATTCGCGAGCTGCTCGAGCGTCATAATGCGAGCTATATTCAGATCATTTCCAAGATCGAGAATCAGCAGGGCGTAGACAACCTCGATGAAATTCTTGAAGTATCCGACGGCTTGATGGTAGCGCGCGGCGACCTTGGCGTGGAAATTCCGGCTGAAGAGGTGCCGCTGGTTCAGAAGCAAATGATCCAGAAGTGCAACCTTGCCGGCAAGCCTGTCATTACGGCTACGCAAATGCTTGATTCCATGCAGCGCAACCCGCGTCCGACGCGCGCGGAAGCCAGTGACGTCGCGAATGCGATCTTCGACGGTACGGATGCGATCATGCTGTCCGGCGAGACGGCGGCGGGCAAATACCCCGTGGAGTCGGTTCAAACGATGTCGCGTATTGCCGTTCGTGCCGAAGAGGCGCTGGAATACCGCGAGATTTTCACCAAGCAAGCCAATGCGCAGCAAACGACCGTCACCGAGGCGATCAGCCAAGCAGTAGCGAACTCCGCCTTGGATCTGCAAGCCAAAGCGATCATCACCTCGACGGAGAGCGGTTATACGGCCCGCATGATATCCAAGTATCGTCCGAAATCGCCGATTATCGCCGTAACCCCGGTCGAGCAAGTTATGCGCCGCTTGTCGCTCATCTGGGGCGTCATTCCGGTTAAGGGCACATCGGCTGAAACGACGGACGAAATGTTCGATATTGCGGTTCGCGGCGGAATCGACTCCGGAATCGTGAAGCTGGGCGATACCGTTATTATTACGGCAGGCGTGCCGGTTGGCCGTTCGGGCTCGACCAATCTGATGAAGATTCATACGATCGGAGAGCTGCTTGCCAAGGGCCAAGGCATCGGAACGCAAAGCGCAACCGGCAAAATCGTCACGGCGCGCTCCTCGCAAGAAGCGCTGGCGAAGACGACGGAGGGTGCGATTCTCGTTACCGGCTCGACCGATAAAGATTATATGCCGGCGATCGAGAAAGCGGCCGCAGTCATTACCGAGCAGGGCGGCGTAACGAGCCATGCGGCTATCGTAGCGTTAAACCTGGGAATTCCGGTTATTCTGGGCGTACAGAATGCGCTGGATCAGCTTCAAGACGGCATGGAAGTAACGGTATATGCCGAGGTCGGAGTCATTTACTCCGGACAAGCCAAGGTTCTCTAAGGCCGGCATTATACGGAAACGGAATAAGCATACTAACGAAAGCGATGGTGCGAAAGCTGCCGTCGCTTTTGTTCAAATATAAGAGAGTATCTTCCATACTTCGCTTATATTTCAGAGCGAAGAAACTCGCTCGCCTCCAATGACGGCGCAGCCGGTTCTTCTTGCTTTATCACCAAAACATTGGACAAGCGGCTGAGGCTAACGGCTGGCCGTAAACGAAGGTTGTGGACGAATGGAAGAAACCGAACAATCCGAACAAACAACATTATGGCATTTGCATCCGATCAGAGTTCGGTACCAGGAAACCGATCAAATGGGTGTCGTGTTTCACGGCAACTATGTAACATGGTTCGAAATTGGCAGAACCGAGTTCATCAGACAGGCCGGAATGTCATACGAGCAGATCGAGCGTGAAGGGCTGCTGCTGCCGGTCGTCGATCTGGCATGCAAGTATGTCTCCCCTGCGCGGTATGACGATATCGTGCTGATCTGTACGGCGATTGAGCAATTCTCGCCTTTACGCGTAACGTTTCGTTCCGAGGTAAGACGCATTGGAGAAGGTGAGGGCTATCCGCCTGAATGGCATGGCCAAACCCCGCCGGGCGAACTGCTTGTCGAAGGCGGTACGAGCCACGTATGGGTGAACAAGAGTTTCCGCCCCACACGGTTGGACAAGACGCTGCCGGAGCTCTACGGCCTGCTGCAGCGCGTCTCGCGGGGCACTATTTAGGAAGGGGAGCGAGTGCGATGCTGAAGTGGATCATTGCCGCAATCATTATTATTCCGGCGGTGGAGATGTGGGGCATCATTCAGATGGGACATCTCGTCGGCGGCTGGATGACGTTCTTCCTCATTCTGGCGACCGGATTTGCCGGAGCCCAATTTGCCCGGCTCGAAGGACGTAAAGCGTTCATCGAGGTGCAGCGACAGATGCAAACCGGGCAGCCGCCGGGACATGCCATGCTTAATGGGCTGTGTGTGTTAATAGGCGGACTGCTCCTCCTGCTGCCCGGTTTCTTCTCCGATATTGTCGGGATTACGCTGTTGTTCCCGCTGACTAGAACGTTCTATAAAGGGATCATGCTGCGCTGGATCGAGAAGAAGCTTCGTTCGGGCCAGTTTACAATATACAAGCGTTAATCGGGCAGGCAGGCGGATTACTTGGACCCTCTTATAACGAACGTATACAAATCGCGGAACACATTGGCCCGATGGATGGCGGAAATAATGACGAGCGAAACCGGGCCCACGATCAATCCGAACACCCCGAACAGTTTAAGCCCGACAAACATGGCGATCAGCGTGGGCAGCGGGTCAAGACCGACACTGCTGGCGAGCACCTTGGGCTCAAGCATTTGCCTGGCTACCAATATAATGCCGTAGAGCACGCTCAAACCGATACCGAGCGAGATATCTCCATATATAAAGGTATAGATGATCCAGGGCACCATAGCCGCGCCTACGCCAAGATAAGGAAGCAGATCGATGAATCCGATCAGCATCCCGATGGTGATCGCGTAATCGACGCCCAGAATCATTAATCCGACCGTGACGACGACGGCTGTGATCGAAATCATGATAAGCTGCGCCCTGGCATAGCCGAATAACGCCCGCTGCAGGTTGTTCCAGACAATGGAGGTCGACTTGCGCATGCCATCGGGAAACCAGAGGGTCATGCTGGCAAGATGGCGGTACCAGTCTTTGCTGATAAAGAAGGCGGCAAGCAGCACGACGATCAGAATGGTTGCGAGATTAGGCAGAGACGATATGAGGCCGACGATACCGTTTAAGAAGAAGCTGATGATGCTGGAGCTCTTGTTGGCAAGCAGGTTGGCTGTGTCTGATATGCGGGAGTTGATCGTTTCCTGATAGTTGGGGTTTTCCTTGTAGAAGGTGTTCAGCTTATTGATCAGATCTTGTATTTCCGGCGAGGCGACGATCCATTCGAATTGATTCTTCCACCAATCGATCGTGCTGTTCAGCGATTTGGATAAATGAATGATTTCGACGACGATCCGCGTTACGAGGGCTGAGACGATGGTGAGCATTGCGGCAACAAATAAGATCAAGGTAAGGGTGACGCCAAGCCACCTTGGGACCTTTAGCTTCCGGTGGAGGACGGTCACGATGGGATTGATGATATAGGCAAGCAGCCATCCCGCAATGAACGGATACACGAGCGGCGTTACATATACAACGAGCAGAATGATGATCGTTATGACAATTAGGACGAGCACTGCACGGCCGATACGCCGCCAGACGGTTCGATCCAATGAACATCCCTCCTTACAACGTCTATAACATATTGTATCACCGACGCTCTTCCTTTTGCCAAATAAATGAATAAAAAACGTACTTTACGCTGTATTTACGATCTATTAACATTAACCGAACAGAGCTCCTGCATAATGAGACAAGAAGCGTCTTGTTTTTGATGCGCTGTCGTAGGAGGATTACCGATGAACAAGACTTTACCCCACTATGTCAACCGTGATTTGAGCTGGATTGCCTTCAACAGGCGCGTACTTGAGGAGGCGCAGGATCCGGGCACCCCTCTTCTGGAACGCGTCAAATTTCTGTCTATCGTATCGAGCAATTTGGACGAGTTCATGAGCGTCCGGATGGCGGGCATACAGGATCAGATGAAGGCGGGGTATACGAAAAAGGATTTTACCGGCTACACGCCGGCCGGGCTGTGGAAGCGATTGATCAAACGGACGGCCCAAGCTGTAACCGATCAATACCGTACGTTCCGCGAAGTGATGCGCTGTCTCTCCAAGGAGGGCATCAGCTTTCGTAAGCCGGATGAGCTGAACGCCGCGCAGATGAAAGCCATCGACCGGTATTTTAACGAGATTGTCTTCCCGGTTTTGACGCCAATGGCTGTCGACCAGAGCCGGCCGTTCCCATTGCTCCACACGAAGGAGCTTTACTTGGCCGTTCTCCTTCGCAAAGATCATCAGCCGCCGGAAGAAGAGCCGTTATTCGCCATTGTGCAGGTTCCGTCTATTCTTCAACGTTATGTCGCCGTTCCTGTCCGGACGGGCAGCAAGAAAATGGAGTTCGTCCTGCTTGAGCAGTTGATCGAGCGCCACATCGACAAGCTGTTCAACGGGTATGCGCCGATAGCGGTCCACCCTTTCCGCGTCACGCGCAATGCGGATTTAACGCTCAATGAAGAAGGCGCGGAGGATTTGCTGGAGGAAATCGAGAAGGAGCTGCGCCGCCGCCGCTGGGGAATGCCGGTGCGGCTGGAGTACGCCAAGAACATGCACCCCTATGCGCTGCAGCTTCTCAAGGAAGAGCTTGAGCTGGACGAGAACAGCATTGAAATCGACGGCCCCTTCGATCTTAGCTTTCTGATGCGATGGGCCAGCTCGCTGCAAGGGCACGATAACCTCCGGTTTGATCGCATGGAGCCCGTATACCCGTATGAGTTCGAGGATACGGAGGATATGTTCGAGGTTCTCCGTCAACAGGATGTGCTTCTATCCCATCCGTACGAGTCCTTCGATGCGGTAAACGACTTTGTCACCGATGCGGCGAATGATCCGGATGTTCTGGCCATCAAGATGACATTATACCGGGTCAGCGGTCATTCTGCGCTCGTCCAGGCGCTCGCTACGGCGGCCGAGGCCGGCAAGCAGGTAACGGTTGTCGTCGAGCTGAAGGCGAGGTTCGACGAGGAACGGAATATCGCGTGGGCGAGACAGCTGGAGAAAGCGGGCTGCCACGTTGTGTATGGATTGGTCGGATTGAAGACTCATGCGAAGATTCTGCTGGTCGTGCGAAGAGAGCAGGAGGTGCTCCGCCGCTATGTGCATGTTGGCACCGGCAACTATAACGACAATACGGCCAAGCTGTACACCGACTTCGGCCTGTTCACGTCCCATCCCGTTATCGGAGCGGACGCATCGGCGCTGTTCAACGAGGTAACCGGATATTCTGCCCCTTATGAGTGGAAAGCCTTCGGTGTCGCGCCGACCGGATTGATGGAGAAGCTATTCGGGTTGATCGACCGGGAGAAGGAGAATGCCGCCGCAGGCAAGCCGGCTTTAATCATCGCCAAGATGAACAGCTTATCGAATCAAGAGATGATCGACAAGCTGTACGAAGCCTCGCAGGCAGGCGTGAAGATCGAACTGATCGTCCGGGGCGTCTGCTGCTTGCGTCCCGGCGTACCCGGCAGGAGCGAGAACATACGCGTCATCAGTGTGGTAGACCGCTACTTGGAGCACTCGCGCGTTATGGTTTTCCATAATGGCGGCGATGAGGAGGTTTTTCTGTCGAGCGCAGATTGGATGACGCGTAATTTAACGCGCCGGATCGAGCTGATGTGTCCGGTGTTGGATCCCAAGCTGCGCAAGATGCTTGTCAACATGCTTCAATTGGGCCTCAATGACAATGTGAAGGCGCGCGAGCTGCAGCCGAATGGCACGTATGTGCCGGTCAGCAATGGGCTGTCCCCGCTGCGCAGCCAAATGGAAGCCAAAAAAATTCCCAAATGGAAAAAGCTATCTGTAGTCGGGCAATAACAAGACCGGCGTCAATCCCCATACTTTCTTGAATTCGGCTGCGAGCGAGTTGACTTCCTGGCGTTCGACGGCCAGCGAGCCTTCTGCCCGAACGGCGCGCAGCAGCAGCTTGCTCTCGGTCAGCTCGGTCTCCAGTCGGCCTATGGCCTGGGTCTCGCTGCGATCGAGAGCGATGGAGAGCTGAAGCAGCGTGCCTAGCATGCCGATCGTCGCCGCATCGGTCTCGTCGAGCAGCGGCTTATACGCCGACACGAGCTGTTTGACGCGTCCTTTGTTCTTATAGGAGGCAATCGCAGAGCACAACAGCGTCTCGCGATGCGACAAGCCGTAGATATGCGAATTGACCATCAGATAGAACGTATGCTTCTTATAATCGTTATAATCGATGCTTGTCCCGATCCGGAACAAGGTGGAAGCTGTATCGATCCACAGCCGCGCCCGTTCCGGAAAGGGATGCTTCTGCCGGAGCTGATCGAATAGCAGCAGCGCCGTCCGGTTCACTTGGGAAACATGCTGCCGGGGCAATTCCGGGTGTAGAGCCGCCAAATTGTTCACACTATAAGAGAGCACATTGTCCAGCCGGGGCCGGTCAGGGAACCGGGTCGCGTAGAAAAGCCCGTCTCGGAGCCCTGAGCCGCAGACGACGTAGTGCGTAGCCTGCATTAGCTTAAAGAGCGTCCGCAGAATGGCGATGCCCGGAACGATGATATCCACCCGGTCTTTGGACAACCCCGCCACTTGGCGCCGTTTGTTAAGCGGCAGCATTCGCAGCTGCTCGAACATTCTATCGACGTCTTGACCCGGAATCGGGTAGTTATGACTGCTCGAGAACGAATATTTAAGCTGCGCTTGATGAATCTTGCCAAACGCGCGAACGGTGCCGCCGACTCCAATGAGCGGTAGTCCGGGCGACTGACCGATCCATGGCTCGCGTGCAGCGGTTTCCTGTATGTATGCCTCCAGTTCGCGCAGATCGGCGTTTTCCAGAATGCCTTTCGAGCCGAATCGCCGGGTTGCGCTGACGGAGCCGAACGGAAACGAAACGGAATGGACGAGCGAACGATCGCGGAACAGCGATACTTCGGTGCTGCCCCCGCCGATATCGATGAGGAAGCCGTCCTTCACATCCATGGAATTGATCATCCCGAGAAAGCCATAGCCGGCTTCTTCTTCGCCGGACAGCAGCTCAACGCGCAAGCTTGTCTCAGACTCGATCTGCTGAAGCACCTGCTTGCGGTTGCCCGCATTGCGGATGGCTGCAGTGGCAGCCGCCCGGATATGTCCTGCCTGATGATGGGCGCAGATGAGGCGAAAGTGATTCAAGGTATCGCTGAGCTCATGAACGGCATGTGCCGGAATATTGCCATTCTCATCGATTTGCTCGCTGAGCCGGGCTGCTCGTTTGCTTCCGTCTATGACGCGGTGGGCGCCATTCGCCGTTCGTTCATAAATGACTAGCCGGATCGAATTGGAGCCGATATCAATGATCCCTATTCGTTGTTCAGTCATGAGTTCGCCTCCCGTAAACATGCGTAGATATTGCTTTCTTATATGAATAGTGTAACATCCGGGGCCGCACGGTCAAAAGTATTGTTTTAACATGGTTATAATTAAATGATTTCGGGTAAAATTTTTGCACATATAACGACAGAAAAAAACTTTATGATAGCGATAAAGAGTTTTTATGTGTATTTTTGTTCACTTCGTTGTCAAAATCCGATATGATTGAAAGGACGGTCCGGAATCGAATCCATTTATTGTTGAGAAAATATGGTAATAATTGAAGTTAAAGGAGAGAGAGACATGACAGCAACCAAAGGTCTGGAAGGCATCGTCGCCACAACATCCTCGATCAGCTCGATTATCGATGGTGTTCTGACATATCGCGGTATCGATATTGATGATCTTGCGGAACATGCTTCCTTCGAAGAAACGGCTTATCTTCTCTGGTACGGAAAGCTTCCAACACAATCCGAGCTTGACGGGCTGAACCGACAGCTTGGCGAATATGCTGCGATTCCGGCACAAGTGCTGGAACAGCTTAAGCTCTATCCTAAAGATACCAATTCCATGGCGGCGCTGCGCACAGCGGTATCCAGCCTTGCTCTATACGACCCATCGGCCAACGATATGTCACCGGAAGCGAACTTGAACAAAGCGATCAAGCTTCAAGCCCAGCTTCCAACGATCGTGGCCGCTTTCGCACACATCCGCGAAGGCAGGGAGCCTGTCGCTCCTAAAGCGGGCGTGTCCATTGCGCACAACTTCCTATATATGCTGACCGGTCAAGAACCGGACGAAGTTGCCGTTAAAGCGTTGGATCAAGCGCTTGTTCTGCATGCCGACCACGAGCTGAATGCCTCTACATTCGCGGCCCGCGTCACGGTTGCAACGCTGTCCGACATCTACTCCGGCGTTACGTCGGCGATCGGCGCTTTGAAGGGCCCTCTTCATGGCGGCGCGAACGAAGCGGTTATGGTTATGCTGGAAGAGATCGGCTCGATTGCCAACGTGGAATCGGTCATTAACCAGAAGCTTGCCAATAGAGAGAAAATCATGGGCTTCGGCCACCGTGTTTACAAGAACGGCGATCCTCGCGCGAAGCACCTGCAGAAGATGTCCCGCGAGCTTGGCAAGCTGACCGGCAACATGGAGCTTTATGAGATGTCCGTTAAGATTGAAGAGCTCGTTACCGGCCAGAAGGGTTTGAAGCCAAACGTAGATTTCTACTCGGCCTCTGTCTATACGACGTTGAAGATCGCCCGCGATCTGTTTACGCCAATCTTCGCAATCAGCCGCGTGTCAGGATGGACCGCCCATATTCTGGAGCAGTACGAGAACAACCGCTTGATCCGTCCGCGCGCCGAGTACGTAGGACCGGTTAACCAGAAGGTTAAGCCGATCGCTGAGCGCGGCTAGGCTCACCAACCCCATTATAAATTCTGAGATGCTTTAGACGGGTTGTCTGCGCACACGGCGTTTACTTGTGCAACTGGCTCCCGTCGTGCTATGTCAGCCATCTCTTGAATTAGCATGCTAACTTGCCCTTCTAGCGGCAGGAAAGCTGTTTTTGCATGTTTTGCTTCTTTTCCCATTTCAATAGCAACCCATAGGAGGAATTTATTCATGAAGCTTGAAAAATTCGCAATGCCGACAGAAGGAAAGCAAATTACGATCGACAATGGCGTCCTGCAAGTTCCGAGCAATCCAATCATTCCGTTTATCGAAGGCGACGGCACTGGCCGCGATATCTGGAAAGCGTCCAAGCGCGTCCTTGATGCTGCCGTTGAGAAAGCCTACAATGGCGAGAAAAAAATCGCTTGGTACGAAGTCTTTGCCGGCGAGAAAGCCTTCAATGCTTATGGTGAGTGGCTGCCAGCCGATACGCTTACGGCTATTCGTGAATATATCGTTGCAATCAAAGGTCCTTTGACGACGCCGATCGGCGGCGGAATCCGCTCGCTGAACGTTGCGCTTCGTCAAGAGCTTGACCTGTATACCTGCCTGCGTCCGGTTCGTTACTTCAACGGCGTGCCTTCCCCGGTAAAGCGTCCTGAGCTTGTGGACATGGTTATTTTCCGTGAGAACACAGAGGACATCTACGCGGGTATTGAATATCAAGAAGGCTCAGACGCCGTGAAGAAAGTGATTGCGTTCCTGCAAGAAGAAATGGGCGCCAAGAACATCCGCTTCCCGGAAACGTCCGGTATCGGCATCAAGCCTGTTTCCGCAGAAGGCTCGAAGCGTCTGGCTCGCGCCGCAATCAACTATGCAATCAAGCATGGCCGCAAAACGGTTACGCTGGTACACAAAGGCAACATCATGAAGTTCACGGAAGGCGCGTTCAAAAACTGGGGCTACGAAGTAGCGGAGCAAGAGTTTGCGGACCAAACCTTCACTTGGGGCCAATACGACCGCATCAAGGAAGCGGAAGGCACAGAAGCGGCGAACAAGGCTCAGAAGGAAGCGGAAGCTGCAGGAAAAATCATCGTGAAGGACGCTATCGCCGATATCGCGCTGCAGCAAGTTCTGACCCGTCCTACGGACTTCGACGTGATCGCGACGCTTAACCTGAACGGCGACTACCTGTCTGACGCGCTGGCTGCTCAAGTTGGCGGCATCGGGATCGCACCGGGCGCGAATATCAACTACTTGACTGGACATGCTATCTTCGAAGCAACGCACGGCACGGCTCCGAAATATGCGGATCTCGACGTCGTAAACCCAGGGTCGGTTATTCTGTCCGGCGTTATGCTGCTTGAGCATCTTGGCTGGCAGGAAGCGGCTGACCTGATCTACAAAGGGATGGAAACTTCGATCAACAACAAAACCGTAACGTATGACTTCGCCCGCCTGATGGAAGGCGCTACGGAAGTTAAATGCTCGGCATTTGCGGACGAAATCATCAAAAATATGTAGTCTGCAATTCGAGGGACGTTCTGAATAGGCGCGGATAGCTGGTGGAGGCAGGAGTTCTGCACCGGCTATCCGCCGCTGTTCCTTTCTGGTTTCTTCCTATAAATTCTTATAGAAGTGAACCCAATACCAGGAGGTCATATTCGCAATGGCTATTAAACGGAACAAGATTTCGATTGTCGGCGCCGGCTTCACAGGCGCTACGACTGCGCTAATGCTGGCTCAAAAAGAACTGGGAGACGTTGTCCTCGTTGACATTCCCCAGCTGGAGAACCCTACCAAAGGGAAGGCGCTCGACATGATGGAATCGACGCCTGTACAAGGCATCGATTCGAAAATTACCGGTACGGCCGACTATGCGGATACCAAAGATTCCGATATCGTCATCATTACGGCCGGTATCGCCCGTAAACCGGGTATGAGCCGCGACGACCTCGTGAACACCAACGCAGGCATCGTGAAATCCGTCTGCGAGAACATCAAAGCTACGAGCCCGAACGCATATGTCATCATCCTCTCCAACCCGGTTGATGCGATGACTTACGTGGCTTTCCAAACGCTTGGTTTCCCTAAGAACCGCGTAATCGGCCAATCCGGCGTACTCGATACCGCCCGTTATTGCACGTTTATCGCGCAAGAGCTGAACGTCTCGACGGAAGACGTTCGCGGCTTCGTACTTGGTGGACACGGCGACGACATGGTGCCGCTCGTTCGTTACTCTAACGTCGGCGGTATTCCAATCGAGAAGCTGATTCCGGCTGACCGCATTGAAGCGATCGTACAGCGCACGCGCGTTGGCGGCGGCGAAATCGTAAACCTGCTGGGCAACGGCAGTGCATACTATGCGCCGGCTGCATCGCTTGTCCAAATGACCGAAGCGATCCTGAAGGATAAGAAACGCATTCTTCCGGTTATCGCATTGCTGCAAGGCGAATACGGTTATAACAACCTGTTCATGGGCGTTCCGGTCATACTTGGCGGCGACGGCATCGAGAAAGTATTCGAGTTGGAATTGACGGCTGACGAGAAGGCTGCGCTTGAGAAATCAGCGGACTCCGTGCGCAATGTCATTGCGGTAGTTAACGGCTAGTAGAGTTGACGCTTACTCGTGAAGCACATGAGACCCTGACCGACAGATGTCAGGGTCTTCGCTATTTTATAGCGATAGAAGGAGGCGGAATGATGTTGGAGCAAGCGCAGCGGTTATTGAAGCAGGTATACGGTTATGACAGCTTTCGCAAAGGACAGGGCGAAATTATCGAAGGCCTGATTCAAGGGAAGGATACGCTTGCGATCCTGCCGACAGGCGGCGGCAAGTCGGTTTGCTACCAGCTGCCCGCTATGCTGCTGCCGGGGACGGCAATCGTTGTCTCACCTTTAATCTCGCTGATGAAGGACCAGGTGGACGCATTGTCCCGTTTAGGCGTATCGGCTGCGTATTTGAACAGCTCACTTGACGCGGCTACATATCGGGAAGTCGTCCGGCAGTCCGCACAGGGTGCATATAAACTGCTGTACGTGGCTCCCGAGAGGCTTGACGGGACCATGTTCGAGTCTTTGTCGAGCCAAATGCAGATATCGCTGATCGCGATAGACGAGGCGCACTGCGTTTCGCAATGGGGCCATGATTTCCGTCCGAGCTACAGGCAGCTTGCCGGCTGGATTGGAAGGCTGGAGAACCGTCCGCCGGTCGCTGCCTTCACGGCTACGGCTACGCCGGAGGTTTCACGGGATATCGCCGCCATGCTTGGGCTTCGTGAGCCGAATGTATTCATAACCGGTTTCGCCCGTACGAATCTCTCTTTATCGGTCGTTACCGGTATCGATAAACGGAAGTTTCTTCGCGATTACGTGAAGCAGCGGCATGATCAATCAGGCATTATCTATACGGCAACGCGCAAAGAAGCGGAAGAGGTCT carries:
- the citZ gene encoding citrate synthase, with the protein product MTATKGLEGIVATTSSISSIIDGVLTYRGIDIDDLAEHASFEETAYLLWYGKLPTQSELDGLNRQLGEYAAIPAQVLEQLKLYPKDTNSMAALRTAVSSLALYDPSANDMSPEANLNKAIKLQAQLPTIVAAFAHIREGREPVAPKAGVSIAHNFLYMLTGQEPDEVAVKALDQALVLHADHELNASTFAARVTVATLSDIYSGVTSAIGALKGPLHGGANEAVMVMLEEIGSIANVESVINQKLANREKIMGFGHRVYKNGDPRAKHLQKMSRELGKLTGNMELYEMSVKIEELVTGQKGLKPNVDFYSASVYTTLKIARDLFTPIFAISRVSGWTAHILEQYENNRLIRPRAEYVGPVNQKVKPIAERG
- the icd gene encoding NADP-dependent isocitrate dehydrogenase: MKLEKFAMPTEGKQITIDNGVLQVPSNPIIPFIEGDGTGRDIWKASKRVLDAAVEKAYNGEKKIAWYEVFAGEKAFNAYGEWLPADTLTAIREYIVAIKGPLTTPIGGGIRSLNVALRQELDLYTCLRPVRYFNGVPSPVKRPELVDMVIFRENTEDIYAGIEYQEGSDAVKKVIAFLQEEMGAKNIRFPETSGIGIKPVSAEGSKRLARAAINYAIKHGRKTVTLVHKGNIMKFTEGAFKNWGYEVAEQEFADQTFTWGQYDRIKEAEGTEAANKAQKEAEAAGKIIVKDAIADIALQQVLTRPTDFDVIATLNLNGDYLSDALAAQVGGIGIAPGANINYLTGHAIFEATHGTAPKYADLDVVNPGSVILSGVMLLEHLGWQEAADLIYKGMETSINNKTVTYDFARLMEGATEVKCSAFADEIIKNM
- the mdh gene encoding malate dehydrogenase, which codes for MAIKRNKISIVGAGFTGATTALMLAQKELGDVVLVDIPQLENPTKGKALDMMESTPVQGIDSKITGTADYADTKDSDIVIITAGIARKPGMSRDDLVNTNAGIVKSVCENIKATSPNAYVIILSNPVDAMTYVAFQTLGFPKNRVIGQSGVLDTARYCTFIAQELNVSTEDVRGFVLGGHGDDMVPLVRYSNVGGIPIEKLIPADRIEAIVQRTRVGGGEIVNLLGNGSAYYAPAASLVQMTEAILKDKKRILPVIALLQGEYGYNNLFMGVPVILGGDGIEKVFELELTADEKAALEKSADSVRNVIAVVNG